Genomic segment of Solanum stenotomum isolate F172 unplaced genomic scaffold, ASM1918654v1 scaffold18682, whole genome shotgun sequence:
GATGACCGCTCCACCTTGAAGATTGCTGATTTTGGATTTGCAAGGTAAAGTTATCCATTTGGTAAACGTCTTTTTGCTGATGTACTCCCCCTTTCCATTTTGATTCATTTTCCATTAGAAACACTTTTATATATTTCCTGTCCTTCTTTAACCCTCTATTTAAGTTTCAAGCTTACTAGCTAAATGTTTCCTAAGTAGTCCACTCAAAAGTCATTAATAATGTGACCTCTATCTTTTGTTAGGTCTTTGCAACCTAGGGGTCTTGCTGAAACACTCTGTGGTTCACCATTGTACATGGCTCCAGAAATAATGCAACTTCAGAAGTATGATGCAAAGGTGATATATTCTTTCTAATGATTCCAATCCATAGTCTAGTAATATCATTCGAGTTCCTATTAACTTTTGGCTGCAAACGCAGGCAGATCTCTGGAGCGTCGGTGCCATCCTGTTTCAGCTAGTAACTGGCAAAACCCCTTTTACCGGAAACAATCAAATCCAGGTTTAATATCTTCCAAGCATTGCAAACTTCTTTTGGTGGCACTTTTAGGTTCAATTTTCTCAGTGATATTAAAAGGTTTGACACAAAGTTCTGAATTTTCTCTCTCCATCTTGCTGCAGTTGCTCCAGAACATATTGAAGTCGACTGAATTGCTGTTTCCTCCAAGTGCAAAAAATTTAAGTCCTAGCTGCATAGATTTGTGTAAAAAATTGTTGCGCCGTTATCCAGGTACTTCATTTGAGTGGTGTGGATTTCAACTGTATATGATCTTTCACATACCGACTTGATTACTTGTATCATAGTTTCCTATACGCTTTGCCATTGAGAACTTTTCACATAGAGAAGGTCATATGTTATTTAGTATTTACCTTAACAATAATAAATCCTGAATTTTCATTACCTGACAATTTCtcattaaaatttcaaacttgtCTTTCGTGTATCCTTAATACACAGTGGAGCGGTTGACATTTGAAGAGTTCTTTAACCACCCATTTCTTGCACAGAAGCAGCCAGATGAGCTGTCTTGGTAAAATAGTTAATGAATTCTAGTTCTCATTATTACAAATAATTTCATCTTTCGGATTTGATTTATGTTGGACATGGTCAGCAGGGATACGAAACCTCAAAGGGTAATAGGTGGTTTTCCTATATCAGAAGGCTATCCTGTGAGGAGCACAGAGGAAACTTTTCAAGAAGATGGTTTACCCTTTAGTCTAGATGATGATTCCAGCGGTCCTAATGGTGGTCCTTCATTTACTGGGAGATTACCACAGAGGTTGTCATATGGTTTTTCTTGTGATGCAAAAGCTGAAAGGAAAGAAGTTACTAGTAGTACCCCACAGAAAACAGATAGTATTGGCTCTAGCCACCGACATTCAGAAGGGAACCTGAAGGAATCTATTAATTTGAAGGACCATAGACAAACAACTACTCGTTCAAAAGGTTCTATTTTGCAACAGTATTCCCAATTTCCTTTTTCCTAGAATTTTGCAGAAATTTATATTTTGCTTGGATTTACTGTCAGTTTGGCTAAGACTAACTTTCTGATTATGGTATTCACTCCATTCAACAGTGGTGGATTCATTCGAGTTGATTGATCAGGACTATGTTATTGTTTCTGGCCCTCCAGTGGACTCATATTCTTCAATAGGTGCTTCTAGGCTTAGCAATATGCCTTTCAGATCAAGCTGTTCCCTGCAAGCGTCTGCGAGAGTAGATCCTAGACCAAGTGACCCGGTTCCTATTAGTGGTCCTCCTCTTAGTAGAATAGGTCATTTAGGAAGTTTGGAAAGTCCCTCATCTGCACCTGGAGCTTCACAAGTATGCACTGATGTCATAAATTGCTTGGAGCAGTCACCACCTGATGGCATGGCCAGAATAGAGTCCCTGCAGCGTTCTGCCTCTTCTATCATGGAATTAGTAAATGAGAAGGTAACTCAAAgtgatgttattttatttttttatgaagtaagTTGTTTCATTAccggcatcaagaagatgcaaggAGTACAAAAGTAGATATGCTAGCTCCATTAcatgataaaagttaaaaccCAGAAGCCAGcctcaaaataaaaaatctagaGAAGACTTAAAACATCAAAGTGATCTCATTTTCTCTACAGCTTCATGTGTGTTTGGTGTGATATGGTATGTAGGGGCGCAAGGAAGAATAAGGTCTAGCCTAGTTTCTAGAAGATTCTGCTTTCCATTTCTTTAGCTTTGATCCCATGCTTCAGTTAGAGCATTACCATTGTTCTACAACAGCCTTGCTACTGTTTACACTTTACACCATTGACTTGGTTACCCCCATATAGGTGTTTAATATGTTTGCTCAAGTTGGATTCATCTGAATTTATCATATTCTTGCAGATCTTTTCATTAGCTTTTCGCtgtttgttgttgtagttgtttAATAGAACAAAATTTGATTATTCTAAAGTATTTTGTTCTTTCCTTGAAACAAactattcttattttatttgccTCATGTATCTCAtggaatatctaaattttgatgtacatcttttataatattttactttGACATAGTTTACTTGGTGTGCAACTGAATGAGAagcttctattttttcttcGTACAAATATCTGGGGTTTATTGTGTACTTCAGTGGTTTCAGCAATGAGCTGATCTTTACATACGTAAATCAACTTTTTGATTCCTGAAGAAACATTAACTGAATTTGATGAAGCCAAACTTTGTTCCCTTAAACATTCCAttgtgatttatttatttatattcctGTCTGAGGTTCGTTTGTTCATCAGTCCAGGAAAATGGAGGAGCTGATTACATGCCTTTGTGCCtctaaaataatttgattgttaATTAATGAAACAAAATTAGAGAACATCCAATCAACAGTATTGCACAATAAAATCTCTCGAATAAATCATATCAGATAGTGATCACCTTTTATTTGGGATACAGACTTACTAGAAAGTGTTAAGTGATGAGATACAGAGTTTTGATGGAATTAGAAATACCCCAAATAAGCCCCAAAAAtggcacccaagggtgtggcctagtggttaaTGAAGTGGGCTGAGAACTGGACAGAGTTACCTTGTATTTGTTGGTACTTGTTGCTGGCAGGTATCCCGTGAAAATAGTCGAGGTGTGCGCAAGCTGGCCCGGACGCTACAGTTactaaaaaaaggaagaaataccCAAAAATGTAAATGTCTGACCTAGTTTGCAAGTTTAACCACTGTCGAATCTCACTTTTTAGAGACctgaaaaaaagaacaagaaagaaaagatCTTTTGATTCCTGCATCGGATTTATCAGCAAAAAAAAGAGTTACTAGTCCAAACTTCAGCTCAATCAATCTTGATTCTTGTTCGTTATGACTGTCATCTGATTTAACCTTTCATCGTCACTGCACTCACCTGCTAATATCAGGTGATGGTAAGTGCTTGGAGAACTTATGATGTTAATTATTAACTCTATGGTCTTTTACCTTTTGCTGTTAAGATATTTATTGTCTTAATATATGCTTCCAAGTTTCGGTGCTCAAGAGATGTTATATTCAAAATCTCTTATTAATCTTTGGCTTAGCTGGCTGTTCTGTTATCTCTGCTGTTATTGGTTCCTTTATGGTATGTTTCTGCTAATAGTTCTTGCTTTCTCTTGAAGGTTGAAGCAGGCAGGCATCTGGAAGCATTTTCAATTCAGCTAGTCATTCTTGCTATATGGAAGCAAGCTTTGGATATTTGTCATACACAAGCGGCATCGGCAATTGAAGGAAGTCCGAGCCAAGAGACGATCagattaaaggaaatgatgaagaAAGGTCAAGTTAGTCTTAGCATAAAAGAGCATCTTGATGCTAGTAACATTTTGGGGCCGGAGAACGTGTGTTCTCATATTGAAAAAGCATTTCTTGGTGAAGTTGGTAATGCAGAGGAACTTGCCAAACATATAGAGCCTGGTATATTCTCTGACTAACTACCGTCAATATGTCCTGTATTCCTCCCCTCTTTCTTCATTCTCTATGTGCTTTATGTGTGATGCTGCAACTGTGCTTGTGACATTTGTTTCCTGTTTCCTCTATCTATTCTACTGCAATAATTTATGAGTTCCTATACACCTGGCAAACTTTTACTTCAGCAGCTACTATTAAGACAATTATGCAAGTCCTCTTGATGGTTTATTTAGATATGTAAGAACAAGTTTTACCAaattatacaacaacaacaacatagttTTACCAAACTATGCAAGACAAAATTATGCAAATTACTGTAAAATAACTTTGCCATCTGTTGAGCTTGTAGTTGATACTTGGTATTTCATAATTATGTGCAACAAATATTATTCTTTGCTATTGTTTCACAACTGGGATTGACAGCAATCAAAGCATCCTGGGTACTTTGGCATAGGAATTTTTCACTTGAGTAGGATGCATAGAACTGCCTTTTATGGTCTTAGACAAAAAACTAAAGAGctattctcaaaaaaaaagacaaaaaactAAAGAGCTTGGTTGTGTGCTGTTGTTTTTCTCAGGAAATACAGAGGTTCCAGATGCAATGGAGATGATATTTCAATCTGCCCTGGCTTTGGGTAGAAAGGGAGCTGTAAGTGTTCTTATCTTGGTCTATCCTGGTGTTTTTGTTGAATTGAATTCGAACATAAACAAAGTGACTTTCATTATAAAACTTTAGGACAGAGGGAATCAGAAAGTTTTTTTCATGTGCGTGATATCCTTGTCCTCTAATACTCCTGGTTCAGATGCTTCGTCTTTTTTCCTTTCAGAAGACAACAGTccctatttttttgtttaatgaGACTCAATATTGCAGTAAGCATTTACCAGAAGTTATGTTACTGTGGCAGGTTGATGAGTACATGAGTCGGACTGAAAATGCAGTCATGTTCTATTCAAAAGCTGTGCGGTTGTTAGCATTCCTTCAAGTGGAAGCGCCATCTCTGATTTTAAACCCTCCATTTTCTCTAACAAACTCGGATCGTTATAGGCTTCAAAATTACATTGATGTCCTTAATAACAGGCAAAGCGTTTCAAAGTCTCAAATGATGGCTCTGCTCAAGTGTGAAGATCAACACTGCTCTCCATAAGGAGGAGAGAGAGCTGTTAATACAAAACGACGATAACATGCCAATGCCTTACTCTGTAAAATTCTTTTGTCTGTACAGTTATTCTTTTAGCAATATTTAaagtgaaaaggaaaaaaaaagaaaaaaagaaaaatggcaactcattttctttaacgCTTGTAACATTATGTTTCTTTTTcgttaattaaattttaattcccCTGGACCATCTCCTTATGTTCATCTGGAGGCAAAGCCTCTATCAGCACATTGAGCTCTTTGTTAGCTGATATCCATCTTTTCTAAAGACTAGTGGTATGCATCCtattaaaaatttaacttcAGATATCTGTATCTTTACAATAGTGCTTTGATTTCACTTCTTTTGAGTCGAGGGTCtgtcagaaacaacctctctacatTCGCCAAGGTAGAAATAAGTTTGTTCTATTATTTCCATTTCTTTCACCTGtaaaaattggcaaaaaaaTGGAATAGATCGAGTGATGTGATAAAAGGCACAGAAAATATTCTAATTTGTGTCGGACGACATGCTTTAAACTATCAATTGTATGTTCAGATTTTAACATCTGATGAAATAAAAGCACACTGTGATTCTTATATACCAAATTACAGTTCTTGTATTATAATTTGCAGTCCACAAATTAAACGGTCTTAAGATCCAACTCTCTAAGAGACTAAAGTTTTGCCTGGGGGCTGCTAATAAAATATTCCCCTTCCCCTAGATGTAGGTCCTAATGTATTATTATGTTCCATTATTTGCTCCGTATAGAGAGTATGAGCTGAATTAGGAGCgcaaaggattcatctaaaccTTATTTGTCggaagattttatatatatctaaggGTAAGTTCAACAGAGTAGTTGTTAGACTAGTAGTATCGTATGAGACAAGAGTGTCGAGGAGGAGGTGCGCGAATCCATTAGTTAGGAAGAGTGGGAGGTTGGTTGTCGCAGCAAGGGATAGGAGAGGTAGATGTAGGCTAAAAAAGAACAGGAGGAGGTGACATGACTTGACACACCTTCAACTTACTAAGGATATGACCATAAATACGAAGATATGAGGTCGAGAAGGTTAGTAAGTGATAAAGTGTGGTCGCTCGTTAGGTGGGAGAGGCAAGGGGCTTGCCTCGTATCCTCTTCTCCTAGTAGTAGTATTTAGTAATCATGTAGTAGGTTTTTTATTCTTCTATGTGTTTCTACTATTTGTTGCTTCATTTTGCTCCGTGTCTTGATATTTCGTTGTTATCTTTTTTCTTGTGACCCGTCTATCAATAACTTCTCTTTTAAGCAGAAgttctatcagaaacaaccccCTTCTACTCATAAAGATAGTGTATGACTTGTGTTTCAGACCCCACTCATGGATTATACTaagttgttattgttattatttatatttaattccTTCGAATTTTTTATGTacttatttctttatattcCGGTTCAAGGACCACTAAGAATGCGTGTGTGCAAGGTCATTTCCGTTTTTATTCTCTTTGTTGTCTTGAAAATGATATGCACGAGtcttttttctattcttttggCGTAAAAAGGACGACCTCTTTTgcatagttaattaatttagaaGTAGTTAAGACTCATATAAAAAGGAACATGACTTAATTACTATTCAACTGTATATTAAGAATCCAATTTTGGTCTTTGAGTCAATGGATTGTACCTTAGAAGTTTAGGTGCATGACAATAACTTATAGGAAATAAATATTCCTACCGTCTGTCTTTACTTGTTCATTACATATGTTTGATTTGATACACTTTTagaaaacaataaattatagGGTAATTTATTTAAGTTATCCCTATCAATTACAGTTCATCTAAATGTTGAAAAATGAACACTCTCGAATAAGTACTTTTAGTATATTGAACAAGTAAAGATGAACGGAGGAATTAAGTAAACTAGCCTTGTGAAAACTGGAAATATATTCCAGTGGGTGCCCTTTTTCTAAGGTAAAGATAAAGACTGGAAAAACAAAACCAATATAAAAGACCAATAGTGAGTGACTTTTGACAAGTTCTCCATGGGAAGGCAAATGCAACTCTCTCTCTCAATTATTCCAATTCTAATCTATTCCCCACTTGTATCATGAGTTTATATGAGAAGACTTTGAATATATTCTTTTATACCATATCATTCAAAAAAAGGCCTAGTTGAGTTACCATTTTTCTTgctttcacaatttttttttataggtaGTGGTTAATGATGGTGGTTGATTGATAATTCTGGTTGGCGATAGTGATAATTAATAGTGGTGATTGATAGTGGCAACTGTTGATATATAGTGATGGTTGATGATGGTAATTATCAGTATATAATGATGGATGgttattataataatagtttTTGACGGTAACGATCGAATATAATGATTAATGGTGATGACTAGTTATGGTAATTGACGATAGTGGTGGTTATGAATGAGGACGGTGGTCATAGGTAATGAATGATAATAGTTAATAATGGTGGGCGTTAGTAATAGTTAGAGATGAAAAAGAATGGAGTAACGGTTAATGTCATCTTTAAGAATCCTTGATATTCAAGGTAGATTAAAGGTTGGTTCACAAAGTCATATAAGAGACaagctaaataaaataatttaccgATACTATTGaatataaaatcttttgaaTCAAGTACGGAATATTTTCTATATCTTCCTTGTTTACAAGATAAACAACTTAATTTAGACTATATCGTGTTCATCACCACACTGATTGATGGTGCATTGGCCTTATCATGAGAATTTCAAGAGCGATATATTTCGTGACAAGCATTGCCTTGTATTTACttttttagataatttatatTACTTCAAAAGAATCCTTCTTTATAAATCGaatatcattcataatatataattttcatatatggtCACTAAATCACAATTCTCTCATCAATATAACATTAAAGTCTCAATAGCTAAAATTATAACCTTCCAATGcactaacatatatttttttggctGATTTAAATTGCTATTTAAATACTTTGTacattttaacttatttttttaatctaatgAAGGCAATTCAACTGTGATATTAAGATCCCAATTTTGGTCTATGAGTCAATGAATTGTCTCTTTGGAATTTTTGATACGACAAAAACagagaaataaataaactaaaaatatccTGTGGGTTCCTTCTTCTAAGATAAAGATAGActggaattatttttttaataaaggaCCACTAATGACTTTTGACAAATTAATTTACAAGTCCTCCGTGAGAAGGCATGCAAATGTAACTACCCCAATTAAGTCCAATTATATTTGAgcagattcaaaatttaaagtttaaaaaaaaatta
This window contains:
- the LOC125850707 gene encoding serine/threonine-protein kinase ATG1c-like isoform X1, producing MAQSMSRGGRSVVGDYVVGKQIGAGSFSTVWHARHRAHGTEVAIKEIVTARLNNKLQESLKSEIVILQKINHPNIIRLHDMIEEVGKIYIVLEYCRGGDLSMYIQQSQGRIPEATAKHFMQQLASGLKILRDNNLIHRDLKPQNLLLSSNDDRSTLKIADFGFARSLQPRGLAETLCGSPLYMAPEIMQLQKYDAKADLWSVGAILFQLVTGKTPFTGNNQIQLLQNILKSTELLFPPSAKNLSPSCIDLCKKLLRRYPVERLTFEEFFNHPFLAQKQPDELSCRDTKPQRVIGGFPISEGYPVRSTEETFQEDGLPFSLDDDSSGPNGGPSFTGRLPQRLSYGFSCDAKAERKEVTSSTPQKTDSIGSSHRHSEGNLKESINLKDHRQTTTRSKVVDSFELIDQDYVIVSGPPVDSYSSIGASRLSNMPFRSSCSLQASARVDPRPSDPVPISGPPLSRIGHLGSLESPSSAPGASQVCTDVINCLEQSPPDGMARIESLQRSASSIMELVNEKVEAGRHLEAFSIQLVILAIWKQALDICHTQAASAIEGSPSQETIRLKEMMKKGQVSLSIKEHLDASNILGPENVCSHIEKAFLGEVGNAEELAKHIEPGNTEVPDAMEMIFQSALALGRKGAVDEYMSRTENAVMFYSKAVRLLAFLQVEAPSLILNPPFSLTNSDRYRLQNYIDVLNNRQSVSKSQMMALLKCEDQHCSP
- the LOC125850707 gene encoding serine/threonine-protein kinase ATG1c-like isoform X2, with the protein product MAQSMSRGGRSVVGDYVVGKQIGAGSFSTVWHARHRAHGTEVAIKEIVTARLNNKLQESLKSEIVILQKINHPNIIRLHDMIEEVGKIYIVLEYCRGGDLSMYIQQSQGRIPEATAKHFMQQLASGLKILRDNNLIHRDLKPQNLLLSSNDDRSTLKIADFGFARSLQPRGLAETLCGSPLYMAPEIMQLQKYDAKADLWSVGAILFQLVTGKTPFTGNNQIQLLQNILKSTELLFPPSAKNLSPSCIDLCKKLLRRYPVERLTFEEFFNHPFLAQKQPDELSWDTKPQRVIGGFPISEGYPVRSTEETFQEDGLPFSLDDDSSGPNGGPSFTGRLPQRLSYGFSCDAKAERKEVTSSTPQKTDSIGSSHRHSEGNLKESINLKDHRQTTTRSKVVDSFELIDQDYVIVSGPPVDSYSSIGASRLSNMPFRSSCSLQASARVDPRPSDPVPISGPPLSRIGHLGSLESPSSAPGASQVCTDVINCLEQSPPDGMARIESLQRSASSIMELVNEKVEAGRHLEAFSIQLVILAIWKQALDICHTQAASAIEGSPSQETIRLKEMMKKGQVSLSIKEHLDASNILGPENVCSHIEKAFLGEVGNAEELAKHIEPGNTEVPDAMEMIFQSALALGRKGAVDEYMSRTENAVMFYSKAVRLLAFLQVEAPSLILNPPFSLTNSDRYRLQNYIDVLNNRQSVSKSQMMALLKCEDQHCSP